A region of Antedon mediterranea chromosome 8, ecAntMedi1.1, whole genome shotgun sequence DNA encodes the following proteins:
- the LOC140056224 gene encoding endothelin receptor type B-like encodes MAENGSDVLLNMTSMPDTDHEVNIGLVCFTLFITLVVFFGFVGNSLLISIIVRTKDMRTVPNFFILSLAICDILFLVFIGTISAYQLWMLLFDFRYSFPYNDTSCKIINTVFVVFQAASVNTLMALSIERYRAVFCWKNRTADRYKQKFMKHTICIASIWTIALAFAIPAFIKTTYTGGTCEVFIMGSKSAKMYESMRLVLLNALPLCITCVCYFKIMVKLLKATNLGIQQSFIKRRRKLAVIMPALILLVTGAWSPYISTEWVREFHDVFNFTPEKWKLLYKFHMAGFYLAIINAAIDPLILCIISRKFRHSMFCRVSCFQNRHKLLSSTTHETMRTSFV; translated from the coding sequence ATGGCCGAAAATGGAAGTGACGTGTTACTCAATATGACATCTATGCCAGACACAGACCATGAAGTGAACATAGGACTGGTgtgttttacattatttattacgTTAGTTGTTTTCTTCGGATTTGTTGGAAATAGCCTTCTGATTTCTATTATTGTAAGAACTAAAGATATGCGAACTGTTCCAAACTTTTTCATTCTTAGCCTGGCTATTTGCGATATCTTATTTCTAGTATTCATCGGTACAATTTCAGCCTACCAGTTGTGGATGTTACTGTTTGATTTCAGGTACTCTTTTCCGTACAACGATACCTCTTGTAAGATTATTAACACTGTGTTTGTAGTTTTCCAGGCTGCATCCGTGAACACACTGATGGCTCTATCTATTGAGAGGTACCGGGCCGTGTTCTGCTGGAAGAACCGCACCGCTGATCGGTATAAACAGAAGTTTATGAAACACACGATTTGTATAGCTAGTATATGGACGATAGCTCTGGCGTTCGCGATTCCTGCCTTTATCAAAACGACTTACACTGGAGGAACTTGCGAGGTGTTTATCATGGGATCAAAATCTGCAAAGATGTATGAATCGATGCGTCTTGTACTTCTGAACGCTCTACCACTTTGCATAACATGTGTGTGCTATTTTAAAATCATGGTTAAGCTGTTAAAAGCAACAAATCTTGGAATACAACAATCGTTTATAAAAAGACGACGAAAATTAGCAGTCATAATGCCAGCGTTAATTCTGCTTGTGACCGGTGCCTGGTCTCCATATATCTCGACCGAATGGGTTCGGGAATTTCACGACGTTTTCAATTTTACCCCTGAGAAGTGGAAACTTCTTTATAAATTCCACATGGCGGGTTTTTATCTAGCAATCATCAACGCTGCTATAGACCCGTTGATTTTATGTATCATAAGTCGGAAGTTTCGTCATAGTATGTTCTGTAGAGTATCCTGttttcaaaataggcataagtTGCTGTCGTCTACTACACACGAAACAATGCGCACGTCGTTTGTATAA